The Microbacterium forte sequence GCTGCAGATCGGCGTCGCGCAGGTAGAGGAGGGCGTCGAAGTACGAGTTCCACTGCATGATGGCGTACATCAGCGCGATGACCGCGAGGAGAGGCTTCGCGAGCGGCAGCACGATGGTCCAGAGGATCCGCAGTTCGCTCGCGCCGTCCAGCTGCGCGGCCTCGTACACCTCGTCGGGGATCGACGTCCGGAAGTAGACCATCGCGATGATCACCTGCCAGACACCGATCGCGTTGGGGAGGAGCATCGACCATCGCGTGTCGAGCAGACCGAGCGACTGCACCACGATGTACATCGGGATGACTCCGCCCGAGAACAGCATCGTGAACACGACGCCTCCGGTGAGCGTCTTGCGGCCGAAGAGGTTGGCCCGCGACAACGGGTAGGCGATGGCGACGGTGCCGGCGACGCTGATGACGGTGCCGGCCACGGTGTAGAACACCGAGTTGCCGAATCCTCGGAGAATCGCCGGGTTGTTGAGCGCCTCCGTGTAGCCGCGGAGCGTGAACTCGACGGGCCAGAACAGCACACGCCCGGATGAGACCGCCTGGGGACTCGAGAACGAGCTGGCGACGATGTTCAGCAGGGGCAGGAGCACGACGAGCAGGAAGACCGTGAGCAGCAGGTAGGCGGCGATCACGAAGACGCGATCCGCGCGGGTCTCTTTGACCTTCACGCCGGAGGTCAGGGGGTCGCGTCGGCGCCGACCGCGTCCTCTGCCGGACGAGACGACGATCTCCTCGGTGAGGAGAGGCTGTTCTCTGATCACAGTGCTCACCACAACCCGCTTCCGGTCACTCGCTTGGATATGCCGTTGACGACGAGCAGCAGCAGCAGGCTGATGACGGCGTTGAAGAGCCCGATGGTGGCTCCGAGGCTGAAGTTCGCATTGAGGATGCCCGTCTTGTAGACGTAGGTCGGGATGATCTCCGAGGTCGAGAGGTTGAGCGCGTTCTGCAACAGGAACGCCTTCTCGAATCCGATCGCCATGATGTTGCCGACACCGAGGATCAGGATGATCGTGGCGGTGGGCAGGAGCGAGGGGAGGTCGACGTACCAGATCTTCTGCAGCCGCGAGGCGCCGTCGATCTTCGCGGCCTCGTAGAGGGAGGTGTCGACCGAGGCCAGAGCCGCGAGGTAGATGACGGCCGAGTATCCGGTCGTCGTCCAGATGTCGGTCGCCACGTAGATGTGGCGGAAGAAGTCGGCACTCGCCAGCAGGTCGACCTGTCCCGCACCGAAGAAGCTGAGAGTGCGCCCGAGGATCCCCACTCTGGGCGACAGCAGCAGGATCGTCATCGACACGATCACGACCGTCGAGATGAAGTACGGGGCGTAGGTCACGAGCTGCACGGTGCGTGTGAAGAACCGCAGCCTGACCTCGTTCAGCATGATCGCGAGGATGATCGGAAGAGGGAAGCTCGCGATGAGCGTGTACACGGCAAGGATGAAGGTGTTGCCGATCAGCTTCGGAAACACGGGGTTGCGGAAGAGCGCCGCGAAGTTGTCGAACCCGACCCACGGGCTCCCCCACACGCCGTCGATGGGGTTGTAGTTCTTGAACGCGATCACGGCGTTGGCCATGGGCACGTATCGGAACACGATGAACCAGATGACGGGCAGTAACAGCAGCAGGTACAGCTGCCAGTATCGGCGCAGACTGCGGGCGAACCGGGAACGTGCGTCGGTACGTCGAGGAGCCGGCGTCGAGACCTCGACCGGTGGTGCGTGCTCAGCACTGAGCTTCATGATCGCCCTCCCAGGGCAGGGTTACTTTACGACGTAATAAAATCACGTGCAGCGGAAAAAGTAAACGCCGACTTTCGCGGCGGAGATTTCTGCGGATCACTTGCACCCCTCTCGCAAACGTGATTTATTGACGTTGTCAAGTAACTACCGGAGGGTCTTATCCCATGACTTCCCGTGCCGACACCGTCGTCGCACTCCGCGCCTCAGGCGTCGTCTTCGTTCTCCAGATCTCCGCCCCCATCCCCCGTGTCCTGCACTGGGGCGCAGACCTCGGCGAGTCCACAGCCGCGACGGCATACGCGCTGGCGCTGACCGCCAGCCCCGCTCAGCTCAACAACTCCCCCGACATCCCCCGCTCGTTCTCCGCTCTGCCCACGGAGTACGAGGGCTGGTCAGGAACACCCGCACTGTCCGGACACGCGCAGGGCCGCGCGACGACGCCGCGACCACGGCTCGTTCGGCACGACGTGGTCATCCCGTCAGACGGAGTCGGCGGCCGCATCGCGCTCGAGTTCGAGGACGAGGTCTGCGGCATCCGCACCGAGCTGCGGTATCACCTCGACGCGCACGGAGTGCTCGCCGTCGACGCCTCGCTGACCAGAGCCGCAGAACTCAGCCCGCGGATCGGAGACACCGCGTATACGGTCGGCGCGTTCCTCGCCCTGCTCCCCCTTCCCGAACGCGCGACGGAGATCCTGGATTTCACGGGCAAGTGGTGTCGTGAGCGGTCTCCGCAGAGGTCGCCGTTCGGGTTCGGAACGCACCTGCGGTCCGCACACCGTGGCAAGCCCGGCCATGACTCTCCCTTCCTCTTCGCGGCCGGCACCGAGGGCTTCGGATTCGGTCACGGCGAGATCTGGGCCGTGCACCTCGCATGGAGCGGCGAGCAGCAGTACCTCGCTGAGCGCCTTCCCGAGGGCGCGGGGGCATTCAGCTCGGTCCTCGGCGCCGGCGAGGACCTGCACCCGGGCGAGATCATCCTCGAGGACGGCGAGCGCTATGACGCGCCGACCGCCCTGTTCGTCTGGTCAGACGACGGCCTCGACGCGATCAGCGATCGACTGCACCGGCGACTTCGCGCGCGGGACTCGCACCCGCGCGGCCCGCGCCCGCTGGTCCTCAACACCTGGGAGGCCGTCTACTTCGATCACGACCTCGCCCGCCTGACTGCCCTGATCGAGAGGGCTGCAGAGGTGGGTGTCGAGCGCATCGTCCTCGACGACGGTTGGTTCCGCGGTCGGCGGGAGGCGGATGCCGGCCTCGGCGACTGGTTCGTCGATGAGGACGTCTGGCCGCAGGGACTCAGCCCGCTGGT is a genomic window containing:
- a CDS encoding carbohydrate ABC transporter permease, which codes for MSTVIREQPLLTEEIVVSSGRGRGRRRRDPLTSGVKVKETRADRVFVIAAYLLLTVFLLVVLLPLLNIVASSFSSPQAVSSGRVLFWPVEFTLRGYTEALNNPAILRGFGNSVFYTVAGTVISVAGTVAIAYPLSRANLFGRKTLTGGVVFTMLFSGGVIPMYIVVQSLGLLDTRWSMLLPNAIGVWQVIIAMVYFRTSIPDEVYEAAQLDGASELRILWTIVLPLAKPLLAVIALMYAIMQWNSYFDALLYLRDADLQPLQLVLRGILILNDGGGGGDLAAQLERRELADLLKYSTVIIATVPMLIVYPFVAKHFSKGIMVGAVKG
- a CDS encoding ABC transporter permease, translated to MKLSAEHAPPVEVSTPAPRRTDARSRFARSLRRYWQLYLLLLLPVIWFIVFRYVPMANAVIAFKNYNPIDGVWGSPWVGFDNFAALFRNPVFPKLIGNTFILAVYTLIASFPLPIILAIMLNEVRLRFFTRTVQLVTYAPYFISTVVIVSMTILLLSPRVGILGRTLSFFGAGQVDLLASADFFRHIYVATDIWTTTGYSAVIYLAALASVDTSLYEAAKIDGASRLQKIWYVDLPSLLPTATIILILGVGNIMAIGFEKAFLLQNALNLSTSEIIPTYVYKTGILNANFSLGATIGLFNAVISLLLLLVVNGISKRVTGSGLW
- a CDS encoding alpha-galactosidase → MTSRADTVVALRASGVVFVLQISAPIPRVLHWGADLGESTAATAYALALTASPAQLNNSPDIPRSFSALPTEYEGWSGTPALSGHAQGRATTPRPRLVRHDVVIPSDGVGGRIALEFEDEVCGIRTELRYHLDAHGVLAVDASLTRAAELSPRIGDTAYTVGAFLALLPLPERATEILDFTGKWCRERSPQRSPFGFGTHLRSAHRGKPGHDSPFLFAAGTEGFGFGHGEIWAVHLAWSGEQQYLAERLPEGAGAFSSVLGAGEDLHPGEIILEDGERYDAPTALFVWSDDGLDAISDRLHRRLRARDSHPRGPRPLVLNTWEAVYFDHDLARLTALIERAAEVGVERIVLDDGWFRGRREADAGLGDWFVDEDVWPQGLSPLVDVVRAHGMQFGLWFEPEMINLDSDLARSHPDWVLGPAEGFGPESRSQHVLDIARPEAYEYLLERIDALVREHSIDYLKWDHNRDLLEAVSRGTDGDRPSVHRQTEALYRLLDELRLSHPDLEIETCSGGGGRVDLGILDRTDRVWASDCNDPVERIQIERWTRTIVPPELIGSHLGAARSHTTARTTDLSFRLVTSLTAHAGIEQDLTSVDDDELAAIARWAGMYREFRDLLHSGRVVNADLADQATSLSGIVAQDGSAALFTWSRFATSAAGQSGRVRFPGLDAHAAYSVRIREDLGSASRHGGDPVWVTTALAGAIDVPGVVLSTVGVPLPTLNAQQAMLIEIRRTDS